The following DNA comes from Phytohabitans rumicis.
GGGCCGGCCATCGGGCAGCAGATGCTCGGCGAGCGCCATCCGGAACCGCCTCAGCGCCGGGCGTACCCCCGAAGCGATGACCTCGGCGACACGAGAGTCCTGGCCGTCCGGCCGCAGCAACGGGTCCCGTTCGACAGGCGTGGCGAGGTACGCGTCGACCTGGGCTATCGCCTGGCGCACGCCGAGCTCGGTGGGGAACCGCCCATCGGCGGCCGCCTGCCGATACCGCTCCACATGCCGGTCGAAGAAACCGCCCAACTTCTCCAGCCGGGCCGCGTACGCCTCGCTGGAACCGGTCCCCGCCGGCACGGTCGACACCACCTGTGCCAGCGGCCCGGCGATGCTGGCGGTGACCGCGACCTCGGCGACACCACCCCGCAAGCTCTGCTGCTCATCGCGCAGCAGCCGGCTCAGGATCGCATGGCTGACCTGGCCCTCCCGGTCGAGGGCGTCACGGTCGACGGTCGCGAGCTCCGCAGCCAGCCGGGCCAGCTCGCCGTGCTGCCGCGCGGCGGCGGCGCGGCTCGGGTCGGGAACCTCCGCCTCATACCCGGGCACGCCGAACACACTGGCTTGGAACGGATCGCCGGCAAAATGCAGGCGGAAGTACTCCTCACCCAACCGGCCGAGCGTGTCCATCGGTGTGCAACTCCCATCGTCAAGACCGGTCGGGCCGCCACCCGCCGCGGCGTTGTTCGGTGACCCGGACAACGATGGCCAGTTCGCGGGCCAGCTTCACGGGTTTGACCGCGATCGCCGCGGGCAGCGTCCAGAGGAACGCGCCGGGGTCGCGCCTGAGGCGGCGCAGCATCCGCCGCGGCTTGGACGCCGCGCGATGGCCCAGGTCGAGCAGGTAGCGGTGCGGGTCTGCGGTGGTCATTTCGTGGCCGCAGGCGTTGCACCGGCTCGCCACGAGCAATCGGCCGGCGTAGCGCAGCTCGTGGGGGGTTTCAGTGGTGCAGCGCAGGCAGGTCAGCGTGGTGAGGTGTAGGTCGGTCACGCGACGCCCCTTAGAACAGGTCGTACTCGGCTGTGGCCAGGATCTGCTCGGCCAGGAACAGGTCCTGCGGATAGGTGATCTTCAGGTTGACCGCCTCGCCCATCAGCCAGTGAACCTTGACGGTGCTGAACCGCTCCAGGCAGGACGAGGTGTCGGTGCCGACAAATCCGGCGCGGGCCGCGGCCTCGTACGACGTGAGCAGCGGCTCGGCCGCGAATGCCTGGGGGGTCTGTGCGCGGACCAGCCTCCGCAGGTGGGTGCCGGTGACGGCACCGTCGCCGTCGACCTCGACGAGGTCTTCGCCCGGGACGCACGGGATGGCCCCGCCGTGTTCCCTGGCCAGGTGGATCACGCCCGCGGTGAGCGTGGGCGACGCCAGCGGCCGGGCCGCGTCGTGGATGACGACGACGTCTATCTCGCCGGCGTCGATGCGGCCGGCGAGGTGGCGCAGGGCGTTGAGTTCGGACTCCTGCCGGGTCGCGCCGCCCCAGACCACCTCGACCTCGCGGTCGTCGACTTCGCGCTCGACGATCCAGCGGGCCGTGCGGTGGTCTTCCTGGCGGGCGACCAGGACAAGCGCGCCGATGTCCGGTGTCGCGGCGAGCGATCGCAGCGACCAGGAGGCCAGGCTGCGCCCGGCGAGCGGGAGGTATGCCTTGTTCTGCTCGGCACGGAACCGTGCCCCGCTGCCGCCGGCCAGCACGACTCCGGCCGCTCGCGCACGGGTTAGCCCATTGCGCATGTCACCTCGCCTCGTGGAGTGCTTGCGGGTCCGCGAGCAGGCCACGGAGGCGGCCGAGCAGTCGGGCGGCGTCCGCGGCGTCGGCCAGTCGCTGGTCGACGGTCAGGCCGACCCGGCCCCGGGTGTGTACCGTGACGCCGTCCGCGGCGGCCACGGGCTGTGCGGCGATGGTGCCCACAGTGAGCGCCGTCCCCTGCGGCGGGGTCAGCGGCGTCTGCCCGGTCACGACGCCGAGCCCGCCGAGGTTGAGCAGGGTGGTGGTGGCGCCGGTCAGACTGCCCAGATCGAGTTTCCCGGCCCGCGCCTGGGTGGCGAGGTCGCGGACGCGCGTGTCCGCCCGCCCGACCGGCATGAGGTCGGGGTCACGCAGGACCGGGGCGAGGGTACCCACCGGGGTGTCGACGGCGACCGCCACACCAACATGATCATATAGCTCGGGGCCGCTGTCCACCCAGGTCGCGTTGAGGGCGTGCCCGCGCAAGGCCGCGGCCCAGGCCCACCCGATGAGCGTGGTCCAGCGGCATCCGCGGCGGTCCGCCGCCAGCGTGTCGAGGTCCAGGTCCGCGTACACGGTGAACTGTGGCACCTGGGCGCTGGGCGCCATCCGGCGCGCGGTTGCCGCCCGGACCGCCCGCCGACGGATGTCCATCTTGGACGGTCGCACCGCCGCGACCTGCTCCACGTCCGCGACCAGCACACAGCCGTCGGGTCCGCTGCCGGTCACCGTGGCGAGGTCGATCGCGAGCGCCGCCGCGCGCATCCGAGCCAGGGGTACGGCGGGAGCCCGCCCCGCCGCGGGCACGGTCACCGGCGTCGGGGTGGGAGCCGGTGCGGCGGCCGGGGCCGGCGCTTGCTCGTCGAGCAATCCGTCGAGCAGGTCGTCGGCGGCGCTGGCGATGTAGGCGA
Coding sequences within:
- a CDS encoding IspD/TarI family cytidylyltransferase, with the translated sequence MRNGLTRARAAGVVLAGGSGARFRAEQNKAYLPLAGRSLASWSLRSLAATPDIGALVLVARQEDHRTARWIVEREVDDREVEVVWGGATRQESELNALRHLAGRIDAGEIDVVVIHDAARPLASPTLTAGVIHLAREHGGAIPCVPGEDLVEVDGDGAVTGTHLRRLVRAQTPQAFAAEPLLTSYEAAARAGFVGTDTSSCLERFSTVKVHWLMGEAVNLKITYPQDLFLAEQILATAEYDLF
- a CDS encoding 2-oxo acid dehydrogenase subunit E2 translates to MREVPVLMPKMSMTMQEGTLLVWHKAPGDPIRKGEPICDVATDKVDMEVEAPADGTLTRTLAAPDDTVEVGRPIAYIASAADDLLDGLLDEQAPAPAAAPAPTPTPVTVPAAGRAPAVPLARMRAAALAIDLATVTGSGPDGCVLVADVEQVAAVRPSKMDIRRRAVRAATARRMAPSAQVPQFTVYADLDLDTLAADRRGCRWTTLIGWAWAAALRGHALNATWVDSGPELYDHVGVAVAVDTPVGTLAPVLRDPDLMPVGRADTRVRDLATQARAGKLDLGSLTGATTTLLNLGGLGVVTGQTPLTPPQGTALTVGTIAAQPVAAADGVTVHTRGRVGLTVDQRLADAADAARLLGRLRGLLADPQALHEAR